In Streptomyces sp. NBC_00878, a single window of DNA contains:
- a CDS encoding response regulator transcription factor — protein sequence MRDANLSLLTEREREVLTALGGCQPNAVIAGRFCITERTVKKHVASVLLKLEITSRTEAAIIAIFANHR from the coding sequence GTGCGTGACGCAAACCTGTCTCTTCTGACGGAGCGTGAGCGCGAGGTTCTCACCGCGCTGGGTGGCTGCCAGCCGAACGCGGTAATAGCCGGCCGTTTCTGCATCACCGAACGGACGGTGAAGAAGCATGTCGCCAGCGTCCTCTTGAAACTGGAGATCACGTCGCGGACGGAAGCGGCCATCATCGCGATCTTCGCGAACCACAGGTAG
- a CDS encoding SDR family oxidoreductase produces MILITGATGTIGSDVVRQLARRGEKVRALTRDPSKARARAQLPDGTGAEVVRGDYLDPASVDAAMSGVSAVFLVGVLGPDDTDRDRALVEQARAAGVRRVVKLSAIGTGDPAVGRVGSWHLPGEQAVRESGLEWTVLRPSSFASNTLSWAEAIRADEPVPNMTGDGMQGVIDPRDVAEVAVEALLSARHAGHTYTLTGPETISVPDQAAILAEVLGRPIATLDLTPDESRARLAEWGMDAAYAEGVLAGSAYVRGGRNAVVTEEVRQVLGRPPRTYREWAVDHRAAFGES; encoded by the coding sequence ATGATCCTCATCACCGGTGCCACGGGCACCATCGGCAGCGACGTCGTACGACAGCTCGCACGGCGCGGGGAGAAGGTCCGCGCACTGACCCGCGACCCGTCCAAAGCGCGGGCCCGGGCGCAACTGCCCGACGGGACAGGGGCCGAAGTGGTGCGAGGGGACTACCTCGACCCCGCGTCCGTGGACGCGGCCATGTCCGGCGTCTCGGCCGTGTTCCTCGTCGGCGTCCTGGGCCCGGACGACACGGACCGCGACCGCGCCCTGGTCGAGCAGGCTCGCGCGGCAGGCGTACGCCGCGTCGTGAAACTGTCGGCGATCGGCACCGGCGACCCCGCCGTCGGCAGGGTCGGCTCCTGGCACCTGCCGGGCGAACAGGCCGTACGGGAAAGCGGGTTGGAGTGGACGGTCCTGCGCCCGTCGTCCTTCGCCTCGAACACCCTGAGCTGGGCCGAAGCCATCCGGGCGGACGAGCCCGTACCGAACATGACCGGTGACGGCATGCAGGGCGTCATCGACCCGCGCGACGTTGCCGAGGTCGCCGTGGAGGCCCTGCTCTCCGCACGGCACGCGGGCCACACCTACACGCTCACCGGACCCGAGACGATCAGCGTCCCCGACCAGGCCGCCATCCTCGCCGAGGTCCTCGGCCGCCCGATCGCCACCCTGGACCTCACTCCGGACGAGTCCCGAGCCCGGCTGGCCGAATGGGGCATGGACGCGGCGTACGCGGAGGGCGTGCTGGCCGGCAGCGCGTACGTACGCGGTGGTCGCAACGCCGTCGTCACGGAGGAGGTGCGGCAGGTGCTGGGCCGGCCGCCGCGCACGTACCGGGAGTGGGCGGTGGACCACCGGGCGGCGTTCGGCGAGAGCTGA